In Methylobacterium aquaticum, the following are encoded in one genomic region:
- a CDS encoding ABC transporter permease, which yields MHALSLRLPRRGAPQLLAFAAILLVDWLVSPQFFDLRMQGGRLFGSLIDVFNRGAPVALLSIGMVLVVATRGIDLSVGAVMAIAGAVAATLADGHALPVVLAASLGAGILCGAWNGLLVAVLGIQPIIATLILMVAGRGIAQLLTEGRIVTFSAPGLAAFSNGAVFGLPAPIVLTFGVLAVTVLAVRGTALGLLIEATGANARASALAGVSTRTTTLSVYVWSGFCAGLAGLVTTADILGADANNAGLWLELDAILAVVIAGTSLLGGRFSVPLAVLGAFIIQAMNTGILLSGLPSELNLLVKAVVVLAVLLVQSPRLAGLSLLVRRRPS from the coding sequence ATGCATGCCCTCTCTCTCCGCCTCCCCCGCCGCGGCGCCCCGCAGCTCCTCGCCTTCGCGGCGATCCTGCTCGTTGACTGGCTCGTCTCGCCGCAATTCTTCGACCTCAGGATGCAGGGCGGCCGGCTGTTCGGCAGCCTGATCGACGTGTTCAACCGGGGCGCGCCGGTGGCGCTCCTGTCGATCGGCATGGTCCTCGTCGTCGCGACCCGCGGCATCGACCTGTCGGTCGGCGCCGTCATGGCGATCGCGGGCGCGGTCGCCGCGACGCTGGCCGACGGCCACGCCCTGCCGGTGGTGCTCGCGGCCTCGCTCGGCGCCGGGATCCTGTGCGGGGCCTGGAACGGCCTCCTCGTCGCGGTGCTGGGCATCCAGCCGATCATCGCGACGCTGATCCTGATGGTGGCGGGGCGCGGCATCGCGCAGCTCCTCACCGAGGGGCGCATCGTCACCTTCAGCGCCCCGGGGCTCGCCGCCTTCAGCAACGGCGCGGTGTTCGGCCTGCCCGCCCCGATCGTCCTCACCTTCGGCGTCCTCGCCGTCACCGTGCTGGCCGTGCGCGGCACGGCGCTGGGCCTCCTCATCGAGGCCACGGGCGCCAACGCGCGGGCGAGTGCGCTCGCCGGCGTCAGCACCCGCACGACCACGCTCTCGGTCTATGTCTGGAGCGGGTTCTGCGCCGGCCTCGCCGGCCTCGTCACCACCGCCGACATCCTCGGGGCGGACGCCAACAATGCCGGCCTGTGGCTCGAGCTCGACGCGATCCTGGCGGTGGTGATCGCCGGGACCTCGCTCCTGGGCGGCCGGTTCAGCGTGCCGCTCGCGGTGCTCGGCGCCTTCATCATCCAGGCGATGAATACCGGCATCCTGCTCTCGGGCCTGCCCTCGGAATTGAACCTTCTCGTCAAGGCGGTGGTGGTGCTCGCGGTGCTTCTCGTCCAGTCGCCCCGGCTCGCCGGCCTGTCCCTGCTGGTCCGGCGGAGGCCGTCGTGA
- the yjfF gene encoding galactofuranose ABC transporter, permease protein YjfF, whose amino-acid sequence MNRYLPVLVTALVFAAGYALCAAEFPAFLSTRVVGNLLTDSAFLGIVAVGMTVVIVSGGIDLSIGSVIAFTGVFLAIAIERWGLPPLAAFALALGIAAAFGAAMGGIIAFLDLPPFIVTLAGMFLARGASFLLSTESIPITAPFYTAVSEASLRLPGGGRLTVIAAIMLAVFLVGGLALHLTRFGTAAYALGGNRVSARLMGLRTGASTVAIYTLSSALTGLAGIVFSLYTSSGNSLSAVGVELDTIAAVVIGGTLLTGGQGLMVGTFLGVMIQALIGTYITFDGTLSSWWAKIATGALLFVFIALQQGLSVLAGRARRPGRASPPQAAATGPLPARVLP is encoded by the coding sequence GTGAACCGATATCTCCCCGTCCTGGTCACGGCGCTGGTCTTCGCGGCGGGCTACGCACTCTGCGCCGCGGAGTTCCCGGCCTTCCTGTCGACCCGGGTCGTCGGCAACCTCCTCACCGACAGCGCCTTCCTCGGCATCGTCGCGGTCGGCATGACCGTCGTGATCGTGTCGGGCGGCATCGATCTGTCGATCGGCTCGGTGATCGCCTTCACGGGCGTCTTCCTGGCCATCGCCATCGAGCGCTGGGGCCTGCCGCCGCTCGCCGCCTTTGCCCTCGCGCTCGGGATCGCGGCCGCGTTCGGGGCGGCGATGGGCGGGATCATCGCCTTCCTCGACCTGCCGCCCTTCATCGTGACGCTCGCCGGCATGTTCCTGGCGCGCGGCGCGAGCTTTCTCCTCTCCACCGAATCGATCCCGATCACCGCGCCGTTCTACACCGCCGTGAGCGAGGCGAGCCTGCGCCTGCCCGGCGGCGGCCGGCTCACCGTGATCGCGGCGATCATGCTGGCGGTCTTCCTCGTCGGCGGCCTCGCCCTGCACCTGACGCGCTTCGGCACGGCCGCCTACGCGCTCGGCGGCAACCGCGTCTCTGCCCGGCTGATGGGCCTGCGCACCGGCGCGAGCACGGTGGCGATCTACACCCTGTCGAGCGCGCTGACGGGGCTCGCGGGCATCGTGTTCTCGCTCTACACCTCGTCGGGCAATTCGCTCTCGGCGGTCGGGGTCGAGCTCGACACCATCGCCGCGGTAGTGATCGGCGGGACGCTGCTCACCGGCGGCCAGGGCCTGATGGTCGGCACCTTCCTCGGCGTGATGATCCAGGCCTTGATCGGCACCTACATCACCTTCGACGGCACGCTGTCGAGCTGGTGGGCGAAGATCGCCACGGGTGCGCTGCTGTTCGTCTTCATCGCGCTCCAGCAGGGCCTGTCCGTCCTGGCGGGCCGCGCCCGCCGCCCCGGCCGGGCCTCGCCCCCTCAGGCGGCGGCCACCGGCCCCCTGCCCGCCCGCGTCTTGCCATGA